Proteins from a single region of Labedella gwakjiensis:
- the purQ gene encoding phosphoribosylformylglycinamidine synthase subunit PurQ, whose protein sequence is MRIGVVTFPGSLDDRDALRAIRLADAEPVALWHGSHDLDGVDALVLPGGFSYGDYLRAGAIAAHAPIMAEVVDAASKGMPVLGICNGFQMLTEAHLLPGGLIRNDVGTFVRRDQKLRVEQTDTAWTNEFASGQEIVIPLKNGEGGFIASNDELDRIEGEGRVAFRYLEGNPNGSLRDIAGVTNERGNVVGLMPHPEHATELGFGPDTSDAMRSGVDGLTFFTSAIRALQAV, encoded by the coding sequence GTGAGGATCGGCGTCGTCACCTTCCCCGGGTCGCTCGACGACCGGGACGCGTTGCGCGCCATCCGCCTCGCGGACGCCGAGCCCGTCGCGCTCTGGCACGGCTCCCACGACCTCGACGGGGTCGACGCGCTCGTCCTTCCCGGCGGGTTCAGCTACGGCGACTACCTGCGCGCCGGCGCCATCGCCGCCCACGCGCCGATCATGGCGGAGGTCGTCGACGCGGCGTCGAAGGGCATGCCGGTCCTCGGCATCTGCAACGGCTTCCAGATGCTCACCGAGGCGCATCTGCTGCCCGGCGGCCTGATCCGCAACGACGTCGGGACCTTCGTGCGTCGCGATCAGAAGCTGCGCGTCGAGCAGACCGACACGGCGTGGACGAACGAGTTCGCCTCCGGCCAGGAGATCGTCATCCCGCTGAAGAACGGCGAGGGCGGCTTCATCGCCTCGAACGACGAGCTCGACCGCATCGAGGGCGAGGGTCGCGTGGCCTTCCGCTACCTCGAGGGCAACCCCAACGGCTCCCTCCGCGACATCGCCGGCGTCACCAACGAGCGCGGCAACGTCGTGGGGCTCATGCCCCACCCCGAGCACGCCACGGAGCTGGGATTCGGCCCCGACACGTCCGATGCGATGCGTTCGGGTGTCGACGGTCTCACTTTCTTCACCTCCGCGATCCGGGCCCTGCAGGCCGTCTAG
- the purS gene encoding phosphoribosylformylglycinamidine synthase subunit PurS: MPTIVVEVMPKAELLDPQGKAVAGALARLGNNDITGVRVGKRFELTTAGPVDDATLEAVRGIAVDLLSNSVIEDVIGVSVDGEPVAL, translated from the coding sequence GTGCCCACGATCGTCGTCGAGGTCATGCCGAAGGCCGAGTTGCTCGACCCCCAAGGCAAGGCCGTCGCGGGTGCTCTCGCCCGGCTCGGAAACAACGACATCACGGGCGTGCGTGTCGGGAAGCGGTTCGAGCTCACGACCGCCGGTCCCGTCGACGACGCGACCCTCGAGGCGGTGCGCGGCATCGCCGTCGATCTGCTGTCGAACTCGGTCATCGAGGACGTCATCGGCGTGAGCGTCGACGGCGAACCGGTCGCTCTGTGA
- a CDS encoding phosphoribosylaminoimidazolesuccinocarboxamide synthase: MTSTPLDIPGWTHVYSGKVRDLYRPTPASTDSPAPEGTMLVVASDRVSAFDYVLSPGIPGKGELLTTLSLWWFDTLDDVPNHLHASHALLGTGTDEARALVPPEVAGRAMLVRALDMFPIECVVRGYITGTGWLEYQESGTVCGIPLPSGLSNGDRLPEPLFTPAFKAELGDHDENITFERVVEIVGADDADALRSMSLSIYARAAAISESHGVILADTKFEFGRDAASGEIVLADEVLTSDSSRYWDARAWHDGGSPTERMASFDKQIVRDWLAANWDKTGTPPELPDEIVERTAARYRELLERITTTA; the protein is encoded by the coding sequence GTGACCTCGACTCCCCTCGACATCCCCGGCTGGACGCACGTGTACTCGGGCAAGGTGCGCGACCTGTACCGCCCCACCCCGGCGTCGACCGACTCGCCAGCACCGGAGGGGACGATGCTCGTGGTCGCGAGCGACAGGGTGAGCGCATTCGACTACGTCCTCTCCCCCGGGATCCCGGGGAAAGGAGAGCTGCTCACGACGCTCAGCCTGTGGTGGTTCGACACCCTGGACGACGTGCCGAACCACCTGCACGCCTCACACGCGCTTCTCGGGACCGGCACGGACGAGGCGCGCGCACTCGTGCCCCCCGAGGTCGCCGGGCGGGCGATGCTCGTCCGCGCCCTCGACATGTTCCCCATCGAGTGCGTCGTCCGCGGGTACATCACCGGTACCGGTTGGCTCGAATATCAGGAGAGCGGCACGGTCTGTGGCATTCCGTTGCCCTCGGGACTCTCGAACGGGGATCGCCTTCCCGAGCCGCTCTTCACTCCGGCGTTCAAGGCCGAGTTGGGGGACCACGACGAGAACATCACGTTCGAGCGCGTGGTCGAGATCGTCGGAGCCGATGACGCCGACGCGCTCCGCTCGATGTCGCTGTCGATCTATGCCAGGGCCGCCGCGATTTCGGAGTCGCACGGAGTGATCCTCGCCGACACGAAGTTCGAGTTCGGGCGCGACGCCGCGTCGGGCGAGATCGTCCTCGCCGACGAGGTGCTCACGTCGGACTCGTCACGGTACTGGGACGCCAGGGCGTGGCACGACGGCGGCTCTCCCACCGAGCGCATGGCGAGCTTCGACAAGCAGATCGTGCGCGACTGGCTCGCCGCGAACTGGGACAAGACGGGGACTCCGCCCGAGTTGCCGGATGAGATCGTCGAACGCACGGCCGCACGCTACCGGGAACTGCTCGAACGGATCACCACCACCGCCTGA
- a CDS encoding TetR/AcrR family transcriptional regulator yields the protein MAAARVVIAERGIDAPLEEIARRADVGIATLYRNFASRDELVQALFERSMDEVDALVSEIGGDESAWDSVVNFMDRLGMWLLADPAMPTIVTRIGIIDPERRPAMRFTGAMTGIVEQAKADGDLRDDVTSIDIVLLATMLGSIGRYGSEYVAQWRRQLDIVLDGLRPEGAPRRPLAAGPVDLDSYHRMLRRSPASS from the coding sequence TTGGCCGCAGCACGTGTGGTCATCGCGGAGCGCGGGATCGACGCTCCCCTGGAGGAGATCGCCCGCCGAGCGGATGTCGGGATCGCGACCCTGTATCGGAACTTCGCGAGCCGGGACGAGCTCGTCCAGGCGCTCTTCGAGCGGTCGATGGACGAGGTCGACGCGCTGGTCTCGGAGATCGGCGGCGACGAGTCCGCCTGGGATTCGGTCGTCAACTTCATGGACCGGCTCGGCATGTGGCTCCTCGCCGATCCGGCCATGCCCACGATCGTGACGCGCATCGGCATCATCGACCCGGAGCGACGCCCGGCGATGCGCTTCACGGGTGCGATGACCGGGATCGTCGAACAGGCGAAGGCCGACGGCGACCTCCGCGACGACGTGACCTCGATCGACATCGTGCTCCTCGCGACGATGCTCGGGTCGATCGGTCGCTACGGCAGCGAGTACGTCGCGCAGTGGCGTCGTCAGCTCGACATCGTCCTCGACGGCCTGCGGCCGGAGGGGGCGCCGCGCCGCCCGCTCGCCGCCGGCCCGGTCGACCTCGACAGCTACCACCGCATGCTGCGCCGGAGCCCCGCCTCCTCCTGA
- a CDS encoding alcohol dehydrogenase catalytic domain-containing protein, with amino-acid sequence MRATRHPTARTAPGDAPARRDVIIRPAPIAMVWQGLGVPHAAIAVPGVSLGAGDALVAVELTTICPSDAAAVGTGIGVVAPLVLGHEQVGRVVAVGPDAATSDGTRLVVGMRIVWSRRIGCGECDACLGGSTSDCVDAREYGADRLRRGWELSGGFASHVLVRAGTTILTVPEIVPASVLAPLSCATALAVAAVERVAQQVEVDGETVLVSGADLVGLTAVAMLADEGARVIVVEPDATRRSRALDFGALRVAADPSDVVRLIRSERAAGAEGRGAGRALRRPVAMLGSAPLAPDSVDASWGSGDGPFGAVAVVVGLRDGSTSPPGADTAGESGADRASRGPWPESAILTILRRTEPRHLLAAVDFASNAWFRYPFADLVGRRFPLEKIDDALSAAAEASVLRVAVDPGLR; translated from the coding sequence ATGCGTGCGACACGTCATCCGACCGCCCGGACCGCGCCAGGGGACGCTCCCGCCAGACGCGACGTCATCATCCGGCCGGCTCCCATCGCGATGGTGTGGCAGGGGCTCGGGGTCCCGCACGCGGCCATCGCCGTGCCCGGAGTGTCGCTGGGTGCAGGGGACGCGCTCGTCGCCGTGGAATTGACGACCATCTGCCCGTCGGACGCCGCCGCCGTCGGCACCGGCATCGGGGTGGTCGCGCCTCTCGTCCTCGGCCACGAGCAGGTGGGGCGAGTCGTCGCCGTCGGTCCCGACGCCGCCACGAGCGACGGAACGCGTCTCGTCGTCGGAATGCGGATCGTCTGGTCCCGTCGCATCGGCTGCGGGGAGTGCGATGCGTGCCTCGGCGGTTCGACGAGCGACTGCGTCGACGCGCGGGAGTACGGGGCGGACCGCCTCCGGCGCGGTTGGGAGCTGAGCGGGGGCTTCGCCTCGCACGTCCTCGTCCGGGCGGGGACGACGATCCTCACCGTTCCCGAGATCGTGCCGGCATCCGTGCTCGCGCCCCTGTCGTGCGCCACGGCGCTCGCCGTCGCCGCCGTGGAGCGGGTCGCACAACAGGTCGAGGTGGACGGTGAGACCGTCCTCGTGTCGGGAGCAGATCTGGTCGGTCTCACGGCGGTCGCGATGCTCGCAGACGAGGGGGCGCGCGTCATCGTGGTCGAACCCGATGCGACGCGCCGCTCCCGTGCGCTCGATTTCGGAGCCCTCAGGGTCGCGGCGGACCCGTCCGACGTGGTCCGGCTCATCAGGTCGGAGCGCGCGGCCGGTGCGGAGGGTCGTGGAGCGGGTAGGGCCCTGCGCCGACCGGTCGCCATGCTCGGCTCCGCCCCGCTCGCGCCGGACTCCGTCGACGCATCGTGGGGGAGCGGCGACGGCCCGTTCGGTGCGGTGGCCGTCGTCGTCGGTCTGCGGGACGGGTCGACCTCCCCGCCGGGTGCCGACACCGCCGGAGAGAGCGGCGCCGACCGAGCTTCTCGTGGTCCCTGGCCGGAGAGCGCGATTCTCACGATCCTGCGGAGGACGGAACCGCGACACCTCCTGGCCGCCGTGGACTTCGCGTCGAACGCGTGGTTCCGCTATCCGTTCGCCGATCTGGTGGGGCGACGCTTCCCGCTCGAGAAGATCGATGACGCCCTCAGCGCGGCCGCCGAGGCCTCGGTCTTGCGGGTCGCGGTCGATCCCGGTCTCCGCTGA
- a CDS encoding LamG-like jellyroll fold domain-containing protein: protein MPERTDTLPEPSRRRSRRTVSAAALALGSALAVLVGALVPVGGALADSAPADPSSALSPATVTADALPTPQIDGVVWDQVVVGNTVFVGGEFTTARPDGAAEGVNTVARGNFLAYDLTTGALRTDIAPMFNAQIRSIAVSPDGTRLYVGGSFTKVGDSTRYRVAAFDLPSMTLVSNWAPTVNATVEAVAATDSTVYITGVFTSVQKNERSKGAALSREKAAIQPWAPVIAGGTARAIAISPDESKIVVGGSFTTLNGSNNPGLGMGAVTADTGTSLPWKVNSTIRNGGTKSSIFDLSSDGDSVYGVGYQHSQGGQAVEGTFRASWADGTLEWLADCHGDSYSVEAAGDVIYTAGHAHACDNTGGFPNDTEAYHRAVAFTKQASGTTVFNQPPAGWTYGNFSGTPATKILNWFPDLNTGTYTGSTQGPWDVTVAGDYVLYGGEFTKVNGRGQQGLVRFATSDKAPNARGPVLQADAMTPTVTAFGGGAAKITFAANFDDDNENLTYKVVRNGNTANPVYVNTVASTFWNRANITFVDEGLTPGATYTYRVRTEDPFGNATWGTSVTLTATDGAEARVTDYDKAILAELPTHYWPLNEASGATADDWTGGATQTFSGASVVRGAAGAETDGSGAAVRIGGDARTTSTGISKLPNTFSLEAWFSTTSTTGGLLIGASNENGGNRDRLLYMGNDGRLHFGVYPGSVRMVDSDASYNDGAWHHVVATLGQSGMQLYVDGALVDSRTDTVSAQDYSGYWALGGYSLSGWPDRPSTDYFTGSIDNVATYSTQLTASQVSAHDAAIGGVTEPEPEPEPEPANVAPVASFSSDATDLTVSVDAGASSDADGTITGYAWSFGDGGTGTGVTAEHTYADAGTYTVGLTVTDDDGATHSTSSSVTVVAPAPEEPAVQAIAADDFARTTASGWGSATTGGSWAASGSSGGLSVGNGVGVIASNAGQTRLAVLPSVAAGSSVSRVSFVIDKAPTGGGQFVSVVARQVGTERYVARVWAQANGVLQVQVQRNGSTLALRNLTGVAYASGDTVDVSVAVDTVNGVTTLSAKAWVTPSGAASATPEPTDWQVTATDSTASLQGTGSTGLGFYLSGSATSPTNVAFRGYSVTPLG, encoded by the coding sequence GTGCCCGAACGAACCGATACCCTGCCCGAGCCCTCTCGTCGCCGCTCCCGCCGAACGGTGAGCGCTGCGGCCCTCGCACTCGGGTCGGCTCTCGCCGTGCTCGTCGGCGCGCTCGTCCCGGTCGGCGGAGCCCTCGCGGATTCGGCCCCCGCCGATCCGTCATCCGCTCTCAGCCCGGCGACGGTCACCGCCGACGCCCTCCCCACCCCGCAGATCGACGGCGTCGTCTGGGATCAGGTCGTGGTCGGCAACACGGTGTTCGTCGGCGGCGAGTTCACGACGGCGCGCCCCGACGGTGCCGCTGAGGGCGTCAACACCGTCGCGAGAGGCAACTTCCTCGCCTACGACCTCACGACGGGCGCTCTTCGCACCGACATCGCTCCGATGTTCAACGCTCAGATCCGGAGCATCGCGGTCTCGCCTGATGGGACGCGGCTGTACGTCGGCGGCTCCTTCACCAAGGTCGGGGATTCCACCCGCTACCGGGTCGCGGCCTTCGATCTCCCGTCCATGACGCTCGTGTCGAACTGGGCGCCCACGGTGAACGCCACCGTCGAGGCCGTCGCGGCCACCGACTCGACCGTCTACATCACGGGTGTGTTCACCTCCGTGCAGAAGAACGAGCGCTCGAAGGGCGCCGCGCTGTCGCGTGAGAAGGCCGCGATCCAGCCATGGGCCCCGGTCATCGCCGGCGGAACGGCACGTGCGATCGCGATCTCCCCCGACGAGTCGAAGATCGTCGTCGGCGGCAGCTTCACGACCCTCAACGGATCGAACAACCCGGGCCTCGGCATGGGCGCCGTGACAGCGGACACCGGTACGTCCCTGCCGTGGAAGGTCAACTCGACCATCCGCAACGGCGGGACGAAGTCGTCGATCTTCGACCTCTCCTCCGACGGCGACAGCGTCTACGGCGTCGGCTACCAGCACAGTCAGGGAGGCCAGGCCGTCGAGGGAACGTTCCGTGCGAGCTGGGCGGACGGAACGCTCGAGTGGCTCGCCGATTGCCACGGCGACTCCTACTCGGTCGAGGCCGCAGGCGACGTCATCTACACGGCAGGCCACGCTCACGCGTGCGACAACACCGGCGGCTTCCCGAACGACACCGAGGCCTACCACCGCGCTGTCGCTTTCACGAAGCAGGCCTCCGGCACCACCGTGTTCAACCAGCCGCCCGCCGGCTGGACGTACGGCAACTTCTCCGGCACCCCGGCCACCAAGATCCTCAACTGGTTCCCCGACCTCAACACGGGCACGTACACGGGATCGACGCAGGGGCCGTGGGACGTCACGGTCGCCGGCGACTACGTCCTGTACGGCGGCGAGTTCACGAAGGTGAACGGTCGCGGCCAGCAGGGGCTCGTCCGGTTCGCGACCTCCGACAAGGCTCCGAACGCGCGTGGACCGGTCCTGCAGGCCGACGCGATGACCCCGACGGTCACGGCTTTCGGCGGCGGCGCCGCCAAGATCACGTTCGCGGCGAACTTCGACGACGACAACGAGAACCTCACGTACAAGGTGGTCCGCAACGGCAACACCGCGAACCCCGTCTACGTGAACACTGTCGCGTCGACGTTCTGGAACCGTGCGAACATCACGTTCGTCGATGAGGGTCTGACACCCGGAGCGACCTACACGTATCGCGTGCGGACGGAGGATCCCTTCGGCAACGCGACATGGGGCACGAGTGTGACCTTGACGGCGACGGACGGTGCTGAGGCTCGCGTCACCGACTACGACAAGGCGATCCTCGCCGAGCTGCCGACCCACTACTGGCCGCTGAACGAGGCGTCGGGCGCCACGGCGGACGATTGGACAGGCGGGGCGACCCAGACGTTCTCGGGCGCGAGCGTGGTGCGTGGAGCGGCGGGTGCGGAGACCGACGGTTCCGGTGCGGCCGTGCGAATCGGCGGGGACGCACGGACCACGTCGACGGGCATCTCGAAGCTGCCGAACACCTTCAGCCTCGAAGCATGGTTCTCGACCACGTCGACCACGGGTGGGCTCCTCATCGGGGCGTCCAACGAGAACGGTGGCAACCGCGACCGTCTCCTCTACATGGGCAACGACGGACGTCTCCACTTCGGTGTGTACCCGGGCTCCGTGCGCATGGTCGACTCCGATGCGAGCTACAACGACGGTGCGTGGCACCACGTCGTCGCGACCCTCGGCCAGTCGGGTATGCAGCTGTACGTCGACGGAGCGCTCGTCGACTCGCGCACCGACACGGTGTCGGCTCAGGACTACTCCGGCTACTGGGCTCTGGGCGGCTACTCGCTCTCCGGGTGGCCGGACCGACCGTCGACCGACTACTTCACCGGTTCGATCGACAACGTCGCGACCTACTCCACCCAGCTCACCGCCTCGCAAGTGTCGGCCCACGACGCGGCGATCGGTGGTGTGACCGAGCCCGAGCCCGAGCCTGAGCCCGAGCCCGCGAACGTCGCTCCGGTCGCGTCGTTCTCCTCCGACGCCACGGATCTCACGGTGTCGGTCGATGCCGGAGCGTCCTCCGACGCCGATGGGACGATCACCGGCTACGCGTGGTCGTTCGGCGACGGAGGGACGGGCACCGGCGTCACCGCAGAGCACACCTACGCCGACGCCGGCACCTACACCGTGGGTCTCACGGTGACCGATGACGACGGAGCCACACACTCGACCTCGTCGAGTGTGACGGTGGTCGCCCCCGCCCCCGAGGAGCCGGCCGTGCAGGCCATCGCCGCCGACGACTTCGCGCGGACGACGGCGAGCGGCTGGGGTTCGGCGACGACGGGCGGCTCCTGGGCGGCCTCCGGCAGCTCTGGTGGTCTGAGCGTCGGAAACGGCGTCGGCGTCATCGCGTCGAACGCCGGCCAGACGCGGCTCGCCGTCCTCCCCTCGGTGGCCGCCGGGTCGTCGGTGTCCCGGGTCTCGTTCGTGATCGACAAGGCGCCGACGGGAGGTGGCCAGTTCGTCTCGGTCGTGGCTCGACAGGTCGGCACTGAGCGTTACGTCGCCCGCGTCTGGGCTCAGGCGAACGGAGTGCTCCAGGTCCAGGTGCAGCGCAACGGCAGCACGCTCGCCCTTCGCAACCTCACGGGAGTCGCGTACGCCAGTGGTGACACCGTCGACGTGTCCGTCGCCGTCGACACCGTGAACGGTGTGACGACCCTCTCGGCGAAGGCCTGGGTCACGCCGTCCGGAGCGGCCTCGGCGACGCCGGAGCCCACCGATTGGCAGGTCACGGCGACGGATTCGACAGCGAGCCTGCAGGGGACCGGCTCGACCGGTCTCGGCTTCTACCTGTCGGGATCGGCGACGAGCCCCACGAACGTGGCGTTCCGCGGTTACTCGGTGACGCCGCTCGGCTGA
- a CDS encoding HNH endonuclease signature motif containing protein has product MNPTATATDMGTDEVIAAAIALLESVVHAGAPGRLSGERFLSRVPRVERLGRLVDSLRVSHAADAAERMMSPVDSLGAAGYATAQHAIAQLTGVSEAEAARRIRLGQRIASGVSMTGAPVAPRFPSVASAVGDGHLGLEAAEIITRQLDTVACRVDRGVLHEAEAGLVELASGTDVRAPTAADLVKDQAAVFILAIDPDGAEPSESYARRARSLTFGRATPEGMIPVKGLLAADVGVQFERLVSAHVRRVSFVDPVADEQVAAEDRSPAQRRHDTLADILSAASRVADAPEIAGSAPAVTVTVTHEALVTGDGMGFLDGHVTPVSIDTVDRLIDSRGMQVVTMNAAGRVLSLGSTQRCFTPSQRRAIAARDGGCIIPGCTTPAGWCEVHHVIPWRSGGPTHTDNGVLLCWGHHQRIDRGPWRLSMPDGVPHVRGPGIPEWTPAGRSRVRTAFPRTG; this is encoded by the coding sequence ATGAACCCCACCGCGACGGCCACCGACATGGGCACGGACGAGGTGATCGCAGCCGCGATCGCGCTCCTTGAGTCCGTCGTCCACGCGGGTGCCCCCGGCCGGCTGTCCGGCGAGCGGTTCCTGTCGCGTGTGCCCCGGGTCGAGCGTCTCGGTCGGCTCGTCGACAGTCTTCGGGTGTCCCACGCGGCGGATGCGGCGGAGCGCATGATGAGCCCCGTCGACTCCTTGGGCGCGGCGGGATACGCCACGGCGCAGCACGCCATCGCGCAGCTGACCGGTGTCTCCGAGGCGGAGGCGGCCCGCCGTATCCGCTTGGGGCAGCGCATCGCCTCCGGTGTATCGATGACGGGCGCCCCTGTCGCGCCGCGCTTCCCGTCGGTGGCTTCCGCGGTCGGGGACGGTCATCTCGGGCTGGAGGCCGCCGAGATCATCACTCGCCAACTCGACACCGTCGCGTGTCGTGTCGACCGTGGCGTCCTCCACGAGGCGGAGGCTGGCCTCGTCGAGCTCGCGTCGGGGACCGACGTCCGTGCCCCGACGGCGGCCGACCTCGTGAAGGATCAGGCCGCGGTCTTCATACTGGCCATCGATCCCGACGGTGCGGAACCCTCCGAGAGCTACGCCCGGAGGGCTCGCAGCCTCACGTTCGGCCGCGCCACGCCCGAGGGAATGATCCCCGTGAAGGGCCTCCTCGCGGCAGACGTGGGCGTTCAGTTCGAGCGACTGGTCAGCGCTCACGTTCGCCGGGTGTCGTTCGTCGACCCCGTCGCCGACGAGCAGGTCGCGGCGGAGGACCGCAGCCCCGCGCAGCGTCGACACGACACCCTCGCCGACATTCTCAGCGCCGCGTCCCGGGTGGCTGACGCCCCCGAGATCGCGGGCTCGGCGCCCGCTGTCACGGTCACCGTCACCCATGAGGCGCTCGTCACGGGCGATGGCATGGGTTTCCTCGACGGCCACGTCACTCCTGTCTCCATCGACACGGTCGACCGGCTGATCGATTCCCGGGGGATGCAGGTGGTCACGATGAACGCGGCGGGTCGAGTGCTCTCGCTCGGTTCGACGCAACGGTGCTTCACGCCGTCCCAGCGGCGTGCGATCGCCGCGCGCGACGGCGGCTGCATCATCCCCGGCTGCACGACCCCGGCGGGGTGGTGCGAGGTGCATCACGTGATCCCGTGGCGCTCCGGAGGTCCTACCCACACCGACAACGGTGTGCTGCTCTGTTGGGGTCATCATCAACGGATCGACCGGGGCCCCTGGCGGTTGTCGATGCCGGACGGCGTCCCACATGTGAGAGGACCGGGGATTCCCGAATGGACACCCGCGGGACGCTCCCGCGTCAGGACGGCGTTTCCCCGTACAGGATGA
- a CDS encoding glucoamylase family protein gives MAQSRTSAPLRGALAVGLSALLIVPAGTAAWAGGQGPGGGDGPGGGSHGDGLSRTQERTLLRYADDTWTSMAAMTDEETGLVADQIDADLATPSDYTSPTNIGGYLWSAVVARDLGIISKKEARQRIGTTLETLSELERHEPSGMFYNWYSPETGEKLTTWPDSGDVVHPFLSTVDNGWLAAALRVVSEADPKLHKQADALYDSMDFGWFHDTEAADGAGLNRGGFWVDQPGDTCTVPGNYGDDSAGAPDVLYTCHWYDTTVSEARIATYLGIANGQIPPEAYYGTLRTMPDEGCDFAWQEQKPEGVTREYSGVSVFEGTYEYGDMRLVPAWGGSMFEALMPDLFVPEADWGPRSWGVNHPATVAAQEYHGLEEADYGYWGFSPSSDPFGGYREYGVEGLGISSDGYASDEPATDVDRGYEGCREGTNPDPQFGEGVVTPHASFLALPYDTDGVLDNLAGIENDLGAYGDGGFFDAVSTDSGTAAERYLSLDQSMIMAAIGNAIDDDSLKDYFVDRSFEKAVKPLVAAQIFGSTMPR, from the coding sequence ATGGCTCAATCACGCACATCCGCGCCACTCCGCGGCGCACTCGCTGTCGGCCTGTCCGCCCTCCTCATCGTGCCGGCCGGTACCGCGGCCTGGGCGGGAGGGCAGGGGCCGGGCGGAGGGGACGGACCCGGCGGGGGATCGCACGGCGACGGCCTCTCCCGGACGCAGGAGCGCACGCTGCTGCGCTACGCCGATGACACCTGGACGTCCATGGCTGCGATGACGGACGAGGAGACGGGGCTCGTCGCCGATCAGATCGACGCGGATCTCGCGACGCCGAGCGACTACACCTCGCCCACGAACATCGGAGGCTACCTCTGGTCGGCGGTCGTGGCCCGCGACCTCGGAATCATCTCGAAGAAGGAGGCGCGTCAGCGCATCGGGACGACGCTCGAGACCCTCTCGGAGCTCGAGCGCCACGAGCCGAGCGGGATGTTCTACAACTGGTACTCACCCGAGACGGGCGAGAAGCTCACGACGTGGCCGGACAGCGGAGACGTCGTCCATCCCTTCCTCTCGACGGTCGACAACGGGTGGCTCGCCGCCGCGCTGAGGGTCGTCTCCGAGGCGGATCCGAAGCTCCACAAGCAGGCAGACGCGCTCTACGACTCGATGGACTTCGGCTGGTTCCACGACACGGAAGCGGCCGACGGCGCGGGCCTCAACCGCGGCGGGTTCTGGGTGGACCAGCCCGGCGATACGTGCACGGTCCCGGGGAACTACGGCGACGACTCCGCCGGTGCTCCCGACGTGCTCTACACGTGCCACTGGTACGACACGACCGTGAGCGAGGCGCGCATCGCGACCTACCTCGGCATCGCGAACGGGCAGATCCCGCCGGAGGCGTACTACGGCACCCTGCGCACGATGCCCGACGAGGGGTGCGACTTCGCGTGGCAGGAGCAGAAGCCGGAGGGTGTCACCCGCGAGTACTCGGGAGTCAGCGTCTTCGAGGGCACATACGAGTACGGCGACATGCGTCTCGTGCCCGCCTGGGGCGGCAGCATGTTCGAGGCGCTCATGCCCGACCTGTTCGTGCCGGAAGCCGACTGGGGACCCCGCTCCTGGGGGGTCAATCACCCCGCGACGGTCGCGGCCCAGGAGTACCACGGCCTCGAGGAGGCCGACTACGGGTACTGGGGCTTCAGCCCCTCGAGCGATCCGTTCGGCGGATACCGCGAGTACGGTGTCGAAGGTCTCGGCATCAGCTCGGACGGGTACGCGAGCGACGAGCCGGCGACGGACGTCGACCGTGGATACGAGGGATGCCGCGAAGGCACGAACCCGGACCCCCAGTTCGGTGAGGGCGTCGTGACCCCGCACGCCTCCTTCCTCGCGCTCCCGTACGACACGGACGGCGTGCTCGACAACCTCGCCGGGATCGAGAACGACCTCGGAGCCTATGGTGACGGCGGCTTCTTCGACGCGGTCTCGACCGATTCGGGCACGGCTGCTGAGCGCTATCTGAGTCTCGATCAGTCGATGATCATGGCGGCCATCGGGAACGCCATCGACGACGACTCCCTGAAGGACTACTTCGTCGACCGCTCGTTCGAGAAGGCCGTCAAGCCGCTCGTCGCGGCTCAGATCTTCGGATCGACCATGCCCCGCTGA